A single region of the Pristis pectinata isolate sPriPec2 chromosome 23, sPriPec2.1.pri, whole genome shotgun sequence genome encodes:
- the LOC127582274 gene encoding WD repeat-containing protein 38-like: MEAVVNHCAFSRDGYLLITASDDCNACIWDIGSANRLVKAKGHKAYGYRVCTTDVLSVVSTPTGPVKACAFSADSTLFASGSTDCTVRVWNTAKAHCLHVLEGHSKSVETVGFSDDSQLLGSAGWDYTVILWDPRATGSWDFKVIIWSLQSMQRVILHGHTGNVSCVAFSSIGMLASGSWDKTVRVWDSRSGILIFLLEHHSGHLMALSFSLDAILLVTAAEDGMVRVWDCEDGKCKRILEGIMDNVTSCQFSSFETILIAGTCD, translated from the exons ATGGAGGCTGTG GTGAATCACTGTGCCTTTTCTCGCGATGGCTACCTCCTAATAACAGCTTCAGATGACTGTAATGCTTGTATCTGGGACATTGGAAGTGCAAATCGTCTAGTTAAAGCAAAAGGCCACAAAG CATACGGCTACAGAGTATGCACAACCGACGTTCTGAGTGTTGTTTCTACTCCCACAGGCCCAGTGAAGGCTTGTGCATTCTCTGCTGACTCCACTCTCTTCGCCAGTGGGTCCACCGATTGCACTGTCAGGGTGTGGAACACGGCAAAAGCCCACTGTCTGCATGTTCTAGAAG GGCACAGCAAGAGTGTGGAGACTGTGGGCTTCAGTGACGATTCACAGCTACTTGGATCTGCAGGCTGGGACTACACAGTTATCCTGTGGGACCCAAGG GCCACTGGATCCTGGGATTTTAAAGTGATCATCTGGAGTTTACAAAGCATGCAACGAGTGATTTTACACGGTCACACAGGCAACGTGAGCTGTGTTGCCTTTTCTAGCATTGGAATGCTG GCCTCAGGCTCCTGGGATAAGACCGTCCGTGTGTGGGATTCAAGGAGTGGGATCCTGATCTTTCTCCTGGAGCACCACAGTGGCCACCTCATggccctctccttctctctggaTGCAATTCTACTGGTGACAGCAGCAGAAGATGGAATG GTTCGTGTGTGGGATTGTGAAGATGGAAAATGCAAGAGGATCCTGGAG GGGATAATGGACAATGTCACTAGTTGCCAATTTTCTTCTTTTGAGACCATTCTGATTGCAGGAACGTGTGACTAG